ATGGCGCGATGGATTGGATGGATCTCCCCGTCCCGATCTCGCGCATGCCGGGCATGCCGACGACAACGGAGATGAACCAGCTGCGGAGCCCGCAAGGGCTCGATGCCGACGAGGTGTTCACGAGGCTGATGATCAATCACCATGCGGCGGGAGTGGCGATGGCCGACTACGAAGCCGAACACGGCGAGAACGACAATGTGAAGCGCCTCGCCGCCGCGATGGCACGGCTCCAGCGGTCGGAGCTCGCGGAGATGAACACCCGCCGGAGAGCGCTCGGCCTCGAACCCGTCGACGCGAACGCCCTCGAGAACCTCCACTCGCACGCCGGCTGATCGCTCACGCGTGCCGGCGAGCAGCGTCAAACGCCGAACACCTCGCGCAACTCGATCGGCACTGGCGCGTCGAGCTGCGCGTAGGCGCACGACTCGGGCTCGCGGTCGGGGCGCCAGCGCTGGAAGCGCGCGGTGTGCCGGAACCGATCACCTTGCAAGTGCTCGTACGCGACCTCGGCGACGAGCTCGACGCGCAATGGCTCCCAACTCAGGTCCTTGCCCGCGTTCCACCGGCTCGCCCCACCAGGCATTCGTTGGCCGCTGGCGGTGGCTCCCGCCATGCCCTCGGCCCAGTCCCTCCACGGATGTTCGTCCAGCGCACGCGTCCGATACGGCGCGAGCTCGGCTATGAGCTGCTTGCGCAGCGCGGCGTTGAAACTGCTCGCGACGCCAACGTGGTGCAGCACACCGGCATCGTCGAAGAGCCCGAGCAGCAGCGATCCCACTCCCCCGTCTTTGTGCTCGCGGTAGCCGCCCACCGCGCAGTCGGCGGTGCGCAGGTGCTTCACCTTCTGCATCGTTCGCTCGCCCTCGCGGTACTGGCCGTCGAGCGGCTTCGCGACCACCCCGTCGAGGCCGGCGCCCTCGAACCGGTCGAACCACGCCGTCGCGAGGGCAGGGTCGGTGGTGGCGGGCGTGAGCAGCACCGGTGGCTCGGCCTGCTGTAACGCCCGCTCGAGCC
The sequence above is drawn from the Acidimicrobiia bacterium genome and encodes:
- a CDS encoding DUF305 domain-containing protein; this encodes MKVSATSRGRRTSPRRKASRRGLHRAGRGRRPRETEPLAGAISLAFAYLAREHDPRVGHMAREIVLDQAPEISTMNSYLHQAGTPKSANDDGAMDWMDLPVPISRMPGMPTTTEMNQLRSPQGLDADEVFTRLMINHHAAGVAMADYEAEHGENDNVKRLAAAMARLQRSELAEMNTRRRALGLEPVDANALENLHSHAG
- a CDS encoding ATP-dependent DNA ligase, encoding MTLAVRPPVSPMLAKLTRELPTGNFLYEPKWDGFRAIVFRDGENVEIGSRNERPLTRYFPELLDPIRAHLPERAVVDGEIVIATEHGLAFDLLSLRIHPAASRIAKLAADTPAAFVAFDLLAEGDEDLREQPFATRRARLERALQQAEPPVLLTPATTDPALATAWFDRFEGAGLDGVVAKPLDGQYREGERTMQKVKHLRTADCAVGGYREHKDGGVGSLLLGLFDDAGVLHHVGVASSFNAALRKQLIAELAPYRTRALDEHPWRDWAEGMAGATASGQRMPGGASRWNAGKDLSWEPLRVELVAEVAYEHLQGDRFRHTARFQRWRPDREPESCAYAQLDAPVPIELREVFGV